CGGCATCTTCCTCGTTCACACCCGGCTCACGCTCCGCGAGTGGGGCTTCACCACGCTGAATATCGAACCGGGCGTCGGGTTCGATCTCCGGAAACAGAGCGGCCGCTACGAGACCAACGATCCCGGCTACTCCATGTACCTCGTCTTCGACTCCGAAGGAACCGTGAAACAGGGAACCGGCCAGCCCTTCGTCGTCTGGCTCATGGACCTGCCCAGCGATCCCTCGCTCAGCAGGCAGAACGTCACCAAGCAGGCCATCGCAACCCTCGAGTCGTGGCAGGGAACCGCAACCGTCCTTTCCGCCGAGCCCGACTCAAAGGGCGAGCCCCAGTGGATCAACGTCCCCGCCGAGCAGCTCCGCCGCCGCGGCTTCCCTTCTCCCGACGTCATGATGGGCGACTTCAACATTCCGCGAGGCAGCCGCAGCCTCAAGCATCTCACCGGCGACATGGAAAACGCATACGACCAGGCCGGCAGCGGCTACACAGCCTCCTACCCGCGCAAAGTCCCCTTCGCACAGCTCGACGGCCCCGGACTTTTCTCCGCCGTCCGCATGTTCATCCCCAGCGACGTCCCGTTTTTTCACATCGATCAGGCGTTCATAGCGCCCAGCCTGCACGCCACCCGGTACCGCGTCATCAACCTCGGCGCGGGTTCGCACTGGGCCGAGTTCATCGAAGTGCAGGCACGCTGAAACGCCACACGAAGAACTCATTCGCAAGCCTTCCAGAGCTCTTGCCCTTGCTTTCGAATTCTCAACGTATCCGCGTCTCAGCTCACTCAATTACGCAACGGCAAATCGAGTTATCGGTCCACGCACTTGCCGCGCGAAGATACCGCAATTCTGTTTTTTGAGGCCGCATGCCTCTGGCGTTCCATGCCCTCTGTGAGAAGATGTTGCTCACGCGAAGGGAAGGGGAACATGAACGCCGCAGCACTCCGGGACTTTGAATCGTCCGTCAAACTCATGCGCGCAAACGGCGCGGTCAAGGCCGTCAGGCGGCCGATCCGCATGCTCGGCTCCAAGATCCTCGAGCGCCGCGCTCACGCGAGCGGCGGCGCCTTCCCCGTCACCGGCCGCACGTTCTGGGGCGCGCCGTTTCACTCGATCATCCCCGAAGGCGTTTCGACGATCATTTATCGCTACGGCTTCTTTGAGGAAGAGCTGACCCGCGCGTTCCTCGAATTGCTCAAGCCCGGCATGACCTTCTTCGATGTGGGCTCCCACTTCGGTTACTTCTCGCTCCTCGCGTTCGATCTCGTCGGACCCTCGGGCAGCGTGCACGCGTTCGATCCGACTCCGAGCACGTTCGAGATGCTCAAGAAGAACGTCGGCCACCTGAAGAACGTCACGCTCGTCAACGCCGCCGGCTTCAGCCGCGAGGACAAGCTCGACTTCACCGACTTCGGCGTCGAATACAGCGCGTACAACTCGCTCTCCAAAGGCAAAGTCGCTTTCGACAAGTCCAGGCCCCCGCCCACGCCCAAGCACTTCCAGGTCGACGCGATCACGATCGACGGCTACATCGAACGCACCGGCGCGAAGCCGAATCTGCTCAAGATCGATGCCGAAGGCGCCGAGCTCGAAATCCTCAAGGGCATGGAAAAAACACTCCGCGAAGTCAGGCCCATCGTCACGCTCGAAATGGGCGAC
The DNA window shown above is from Phycisphaeraceae bacterium and carries:
- a CDS encoding FkbM family methyltransferase — protein: MNAAALRDFESSVKLMRANGAVKAVRRPIRMLGSKILERRAHASGGAFPVTGRTFWGAPFHSIIPEGVSTIIYRYGFFEEELTRAFLELLKPGMTFFDVGSHFGYFSLLAFDLVGPSGSVHAFDPTPSTFEMLKKNVGHLKNVTLVNAAGFSREDKLDFTDFGVEYSAYNSLSKGKVAFDKSRPPPTPKHFQVDAITIDGYIERTGAKPNLLKIDAEGAELEILKGMEKTLREVRPIVTLEMGDVGAAKGTRTSRPVVDHILARGYKGYEYKNGARSEHTPLETYPYTNLVFMPA